One Ricinus communis isolate WT05 ecotype wild-type chromosome 1, ASM1957865v1, whole genome shotgun sequence DNA window includes the following coding sequences:
- the LOC8270777 gene encoding NAC domain-containing protein 62 isoform X1, which translates to MDTGIGYRFHPSDVELVDHYLRQKMFGNDDEVWQIAEINVLGFEPWELPEHSIMLSNPNDQVWYFFCTPNYKYSNSKRVDRTTTAGYWKVTGKDRKIKDIAIKKTLVFYQGRPKGVRTNWIMHEYIPTFDFPTERDFVICKIKRNADSEDPPNFEEGEPSTAIAAYTENHNYYSTFEGEELTRSLESGSGNYATEEDTQVQAYVQSFHGYDEKDYNLDSAFQWPNNYYY; encoded by the exons ATGGATACCGGAATTGGCTACAGATTCCACCCTTCCGACGTAGAATTGGTGGATCATTACCTGAGGCAAAAGATGTTTGGCAATGATGATGAAGTCTGGCAAATTGCTGAAATAAATGTCCTCGGTTTTGAACCTTGGGAGTTACCTG AGCATTCCATAATGTTAAGCAACCCGAATGATCAAGTGTGGTACTTCTTTTGCACTCCAAATTACAAGTACTCCAATAGCAAACGGGTCGACAGGACAACTACTGCTGGATACTGGAAAGTTACTGGCAAAGATCGTAAAATCAAGGATATTGCTATTAAAAAGACTCTGGTTTTCTATCAAGGCCGCCCTAAAGGGGTTAGGACCAACTGGATTATGCATGAATATATTCCCACTTTCGACTTCCCAACTGAG AGGGACTTTGTTATTTgcaaaataaagagaaatgcAGATTCAGAAGATCCCCCGAACTTTGAAGAAGGTGAACCAAGTACCGCCATAGCTGCTTATACTGAAAATCACAACTACTATTCGACCTTTGAAGGAGAAGAACTTACTCGTTCATTGGAATCTGGTTCTGGAAATTATGCAACTGAG GAAGACACTCAAGTGCAAGCATATGTGCAATCATTCCATGGGTATGACGAGAAAGACTACAATCTTGACTCTGCATTTCAGTGGCCAAATAACTATTACTATTAA
- the LOC8270777 gene encoding NAC domain-containing protein 62 isoform X2: protein MDTGIGYRFHPSDVELVDHYLRQKMFGNDDEVWQIAEINVLGFEPWELPEHSIMLSNPNDQVWYFFCTPNYKYSNSKRVDRTTTAGYWKVTGKDRKIKDIAIKKTLVFYQGRPKGVRTNWIMHEYIPTFDFPTERDFVICKIKRNADSEDPPNFEEGEPSTAIAAYTENHNYYSTFEGEELTRSLESGSGNYATEEDTQVQAYVQSFHGSFH from the exons ATGGATACCGGAATTGGCTACAGATTCCACCCTTCCGACGTAGAATTGGTGGATCATTACCTGAGGCAAAAGATGTTTGGCAATGATGATGAAGTCTGGCAAATTGCTGAAATAAATGTCCTCGGTTTTGAACCTTGGGAGTTACCTG AGCATTCCATAATGTTAAGCAACCCGAATGATCAAGTGTGGTACTTCTTTTGCACTCCAAATTACAAGTACTCCAATAGCAAACGGGTCGACAGGACAACTACTGCTGGATACTGGAAAGTTACTGGCAAAGATCGTAAAATCAAGGATATTGCTATTAAAAAGACTCTGGTTTTCTATCAAGGCCGCCCTAAAGGGGTTAGGACCAACTGGATTATGCATGAATATATTCCCACTTTCGACTTCCCAACTGAG AGGGACTTTGTTATTTgcaaaataaagagaaatgcAGATTCAGAAGATCCCCCGAACTTTGAAGAAGGTGAACCAAGTACCGCCATAGCTGCTTATACTGAAAATCACAACTACTATTCGACCTTTGAAGGAGAAGAACTTACTCGTTCATTGGAATCTGGTTCTGGAAATTATGCAACTGAG GAAGACACTCAAGTGCAAGCATATGTGCAATCATTCCATGG CTCCTTCCATTAG
- the LOC8270776 gene encoding NAC domain-containing protein 101 gives MNGRVGYRFHPTDEELVSYFLRHKIDGHDFLVDDDIHVIDLCKFDPWDLPGFASQGSNDQVWYFFYRRELKYKSPSKPRYNRTTATGTGHWKPTGAERLVKAKRTKRVIGVKRTLVFYLRGTPKEVKTNWVIHEYEPKTSPPHQADLVLCKLKEKADNKADTSGCDEGESSHNGPSDIESPQIEIPVSEVDQELLLESILAGNGVNPNHPSAEQPRFHIEEGISIEDLMSTDVFDNGSDDMTFQFHTNEPEEDPFEMADSFLDLPDEFSGEGYLCSNSADHNVYSHESARTHHNHSGSPQSLSGVYLDDFSDMEAEIVYGKSSQFGASNLNNHAREYRQTRRIQALTETFPPSRYENSRTSKHHVHHGDILLMEASSADSASTEEIKCVGVVGKNYPVNVKQGSSTSTDISVKKEVVTPRRSHIQRKIPAKSEQKAKEARNQVTAINLPRESPKESIIMKTEKDQKMGSTKPNLNVKTNEMPGNEKTGSFIRLETSLLSQRPIPLSVYIVNVFVGLLLFYLILSFEHACL, from the exons ATGAATGGAAGAGTAGGATATAGATTCCATCCAACTGATGAGGAACTCGTCAGCTATTTTCTAAGGCACAAGATTGATGGGCATGATTTTCTTGTTGATGATGATATTCATGTCATTGATCTCTGCAAGTTCGACCCCTGGGATTTGCCTG GGTTTGCATCTCAGGGTTCAAATGATCAAGTGTggtatttcttttatagaaGGGAGCTCAAGTATAAAAGCCCGAGCAAACCTCGTTACAACAGAACAACAGCGACTGGAACTGGACACTGGAAACCCACCGGCGCCGAGCGTTTAGTCAAGGCCAAACGTACCAAGAGGGTAATTGGTGTAAAGAGGACTTTGGTTTTCTATTTGCGTGGCACTCCTAAAGAGGTCAAGACTAATTGGGTTATCCATGAATATGAGCCTAAAACTAGCCCCCCTCACCAG GCGGATTTGGTTCTCTGTAAGTTAAAGGAAAAAGCAGATAACAAGGCTGATACATCAGGATGTGACGAAGGAGAATCGAGTCACAATGGGCCTTCTGATATTGAGAGTCCTCAAATAGAGATTCCAGTCTCAGAG GTCGACCAAGAGCTACTTCTGGAATCTATACTTGCTGGTAATGGGGTAAATCCCAATCATCCCTCTGCTGAGCAGCCACGATTCCACATAGAGGAAGGTATCTCTATCGAGGATCTAATGTCGACTGACGTATTCGATAATGGGTCTGATGACATGACATTTCAATTTCACACCAATGAGCCTGAAGAGGATCCCTTTGAGATGGCAGATTCATTTCTAGATTTACCAGATGAATTTAGCGGTGAAGGGTACCTGTGTTCAAATTCTGCAGACCACAATGTTTATAGTCATGAATCTGCACGCACTCACCACAATCATTCTGGCTCACCGCAGTCATTAAGTGGAGTGTATCTTGATGATTTTAGTGACATGGAGGCTGAAATTGTCTATGGAAAg TCTTCGCAATTTGGAGCTTCAAACTTGAACAACCATGCAAGAGAATACCGACAGACTCGAAGGATTCAAGCACTTACTGAAACTTTTCCTCCTTCGAGATATGAGAATAGCAGAACATCAAAGCACCATGTTCATCATGGTGATATCCTACTAATGGAGGCTTCATCAGCAGATTCGGCTAGCACTGAAGAGATCAAGTGTGTTGGAGTAGTCGGCAAAAACTATCCTGTTAATGTGAAACAAGGTTCTTCAACATCAACCGACATCTCAGTAAAGAAGGAAGTAGTCACTCCAAGAAGAAGTCACATTCAGAGAAAAATTCCGGCAAAGTCCGAACAGAAG GCCAAAGAAGCTAGAAATCAGGTTACTGCAATTAATCTGCCACGGGAGTCCCCTAAAGAAAGCATCATCATGAAGACCGAAAAAGATCAGAAAATGGGTAGTACAAAACCAAATTTGAACGTAAAAACAAATGAAATGCCTGGTAATGAAAAGACGGGATCTTTCATTCGCCTGGAGACATCTCTATTAAGCCAAAGACCGATCCCACTATCGGTTTATATTGTTAATGTATTTGTTGGTCTGCttttgttttatcttattttgtCCTTTGAACACGCCTGCTTGTAA
- the LOC8270774 gene encoding protein ARV 2, which yields MYRCVECGFGVKSLYVQYSPGNIRLMKCENCKAVADEYIECEFMIMLIDLILHKPKAYRHLLYNVLNQETVNLEGLIWKSAISFLLLDAYRSILLQRNVEEQVSSLSFPSLFWRSQKIFMDVFLGNLTFLCVFLLATRILLKASVRVSRTRGLLPAILVSSYFKIFLIAMMVWEFPSSVIFIIDLFVLSSNIVALKVITESDLGGCIGACFCAHAAKLLATLVPMVGSSGN from the exons ATGTACAGATGTGTAGAGTGTGGATTTGGAGTGAAGTCACTCTATGTGCAATACTCACCAGGGAATATTCGACTTATGAAATGT GAGAATTGCAAAGCAGTTGCAGATGAGTATATTGAATGTGAATTTATG ATTATGCTGATTGATTTGATTCTGCATAAGCCAAAAGCTTATAGGCATCTACTTTATAATGTGCTTAATCAAGAAACTGTCAATTTAGAG GGTTTGATATGGAAGTCTGCTATCAGTTTTCTTCTTCTGGATGCTT ATAGAAGTATACTATTGCAAAGGAATGTGGAAGAGCAGGTTTCTTCCTTGAGCTTTCCGTCCTTGTTTTGGAGATCTCAAAAG ATATTCATGGATGTCTTTCTTGGAAACCTTACATTCCTttgtgtttttcttcttgCAACAAGGATTTTACTGAAAGCATCAGTTAGGGTCTCCAG GACTAGAGGCTTGTTGCCTGCTATCCTTGTTTCAAGTTACTTCAAGATCTTTCTAATTGCAATGATG GTCTGGGAATTTCCATCTTCTGTGATATTCATCATTGATTTATTTGTTCTGTCTTCCAACATAGTGGCATTAAAAG TTATCACCGAGTCAGATCTGGGTGGATGTATTGGAGCCTGCTTCTGTGCACATGCCGCAAAGTTGCTTGCCACTCTGGTGCCTATGGTAGGATCGTCAGGAAACTGA
- the LOC8270772 gene encoding B3 domain-containing transcription factor NGA1, which yields MNFVEQEREYCDKGEEQEEEEEEEEEEEEETIMTTTSMLPFPSPSSPSSSATAKYRNFLPQHHNSLWLASSDHSQQDNKTQESSLNFDKKLDLMDLSLGNDNRTLNTSTSTAGASSGSIEREHMFDKVVTPSDVGKLNRLVIPKQHAEKYFPLDSSSNEKGLLLNFEDRNGKLWRFRYSYWNSSQSYVMTKGWSRFVKEKKLDAGDIVSFQRGVGESGKHRLYIDWRRRPNAPDPTSFTHLELQNQLHFPQSVRWGRLYSLPQPLSVPRVPFEQSQFHHLNYTIQPYIHNHHDHHYHHHQQQQQVTSYGNAAAPQYYLRPSPPPPLPSPGTVRIGAVHHHHHPQQQQEEGGDKGSMVIDSIPIVNGRSAGKRLRLFGVNMECPTQDDQYSSSSDNLPHGSTVLSSFFPHLASHSRPPSSSGASMPTSRQADAHHEFPKKGKTSLSFDLDI from the coding sequence ATGAACTTTGTTGAACAAGAAAGAGAGTATTGTGATAAAGgagaagaacaagaagaagaggaagaagaagaagaagaagaagaggaagaaacaATTATGACAACAACAAGCATGCTCCCGTTTCCTTCTCCTTCATCTCCATCATCTTCTGCTACTGCCAAGTACAGAAATTTTCTGCCTCAGCACCACAACAGCCTGTGGCTTGCCTCATCTGATCACTCTCAACAAGATAACAAAACCCAAGAATCATCTCTCAATTTCGACAAGAAACTAGACCTCATGGACTTGTCACTTGGGAATGATAATAGAACTCTCAATACAAGTACTAGTACTGCTGGTGCTAGTAGTGGGTCTATTGAAAGAGAGCATATGTTTGATAAAGTAGTAACTCCAAGCGATGTAGGCAAGTTAAACAGACTGGTCATACCAAAACAACACGCAGAGAAGTACTTTCCTCTTGATTCTTCCTCGAATGAAAAAGGTCTTCTCTTGAATTTCGAAGACCGGAATGGCAAACTTTGGAGATTCCGATACTCCTATTGGAACAGTAGCCAAAGCTATGTTATGACTAAAGGCTGGAGTCGTTTTGTGAAAGAGAAGAAGCTTGATGCAGGTGATATCGTGTCGTTTCAACGCGGTGTAGGCGAGTCAGGGAAACACCGTCTGTATATAGACTGGAGACGCAGGCCCAATGCACCAGATCCAACATCGTTTACACATTTAGAGCTACAAAATCAGCTACACTTCCCACAGTCGGTGAGGTGGGGTAGGCTCTATTCTTTGCCTCAGCCTTTATCTGTGCCAAGAGTTCCATTTGAGCAATCTCAATTCCACCATTTGAATTACACTATTCAACCTTATATCCATAATCACCATGATCATcactatcatcatcatcaacagcAACAACAGGTAACAAGTTATGGCAACGCTGCGGCCCCGCAGTATTACTTAAGGCCATCGCCACCTCCACCACTACCATCACCAGGGACAGTACGAATTGGGGCAgtacatcatcatcatcatccacAACAGCAGCAAGAAGAAGGAGGGGATAAAGGATCAATGGTGATTGATTCAATCCCAATTGTTAATGGTAGAAGTGCGGGAAAGAGACTGAGACTATTTGGTGTAAACATGGAGTGTCCAACACAAGATGATCAATACTCTTCTTCATCCGATAACTTACCTCATGGAAGCACAGTGTTGAGTTCGTTTTTTCCTCATTTAGCTTCCCACTCAAGACCACCAAGCAGCAGCGGCGCCTCAATGCCAACAAGCAGGCAAGCTGATGCTCATCATGAATTTccaaagaaaggaaagacttCCTTATCTTTTGATTTGGATATTTGA